The genomic stretch GCGACCACCTGCGCGCGGCCCTGCCCGATTACATGGTGCCCAGCGCCTACGTGCTGCTGGAGCGCTTCCCGCTCACCCCCAACGGCAAGGTCGACCGCCGCGCGCTGCCGGCGCCGGAGGACGTGGCCCAGCGGGAGGACGGACCCGAGCACGCGCTCACGCCTGAGCAGCAGGCGTTGGCCGCGATCTGGCAGCAGCTGTTGGGCCCGCGCCGGATCGCGCGCGAGGACAACTTCTTCGATCTGGGCGGGCACTCGCTGTTGGCCACGCGCCTGCTCGCGCGCATCCAGCAGCAGTACGGCGTGGAGCTGCCGCTGCGCGCGCTGTTCGAGGCGCCCACGCTGGAGCGATTGGCCGAGCGCGTGGCCGAGGAGTGCGCGCTGCTGCCCGACGACGACCTGGAATCGCTGCTGCAAAGCCTGGAGCACCTGAGCGACGAGGAAGCCAGCGCGCGCCTGGCCGCCGCGCTGCCCGGAGGGGCGCATGGCTGAGTTGAACGAACGCCTGGCCGGCCTGTCGCCGGAGAAGCGTGCGCTGCTGCTGCAGCAGCTGGCGCGCAAGACGCCAGCGGCGCCGCGCGCCGAGATCGGCCGGCGGCCGCGTCCGGCGCGGATCCCGCTGTCGTTCGCGCAACAGCGTTTGTGGATCCTGGATCGGTTGGACCCGGGATCGGCCGCCTACAACGTGCCGACCTCGATGTGGCTGCAAGGCGAGATGGACGAAGCCGCCTTCGCGCGCGCGCTGGACGAGATCCTGCGCCGCCACGAAAGCCTGCGCACCGTGTTCGCCGCCGACGACGAAGGCCCGCACCAGCGCGTGCAGCCGCCGATGCCGATGCCGGTGCAGCACGAGGACCTGCGCCACCTGCCCGCGGCGCAGCGCCAGGACGCCGCGTTCGCGCTCGCCCGCAGCGAGGCCGCGCGACCGTTCGACCTGAGCCAGGGCCCGCTGCTGCGCGGCCTGCTGGTGCGGGTGGACGAGCAGCGCCGGCTGTTCACCCTCAACGCCCACCACATCGCCGTGGACGGCTGGTCGCTGGGCCTGCTGCACGAAGAGCTGCGCCAGCTCTATGCCGCCTACCGCAACGGCCGGCCCTCGCCGCTGCCCGAGCTGCCGGTGCAATACATCGACTACGCGCTGTGGCAGCGCGAGTTGCTGGAAGGCCCGACCTTGCGCACCCAGCTGGACTATTGGCAGCAGCGCCTGTCCGGCCGCCTGCCGGTGCTGGAACTGCCGGGCGACCGCCCGCGTCCGCCGGTGCAGAGCTACCGCGGCGACGTGCGGCGCAGCCGCCTGGACGCCGACACCTGGGACGCGATCAAGCGCCTGAGCCGGCAGGAGGGCGCCACGCCCTTCATGACCGTGCTCGCCGCCTACCAGACGCTGCTGATGCGCTACTCCGGCCAGCACGATCTGATCGTGGGCGTGGGCGTGGCCAACCGCCAGCGCGAGGAGCTGGAATCGCTGGCCGGCTTCTTCGTCAACACCCTGGCGCTGCGCAGCGACCTGTCGGGCGATCCGACCTTCCGCGAGCTGCTGGCGCAGGTGAAGGAACACACCCTGGGCGCGTACTCGCACCAGGACCTGCCGATCGAGCGCCTGCTGGAAGAACTGGAGCTGGACCGCGCGCTGAGCCACTCGCCGCTGTTCCAGACCATGCTGTTCTTCCAGAACTTCCCCGGCGGCGACACCGACCTGGACGGGCTGACCCTGTCGCCGGTGGACTTCGACACCGTCAATCCCGGCACCGCGCGCTGCGACCTGGCCCTGTTCGCCAGCGAGGAGCCCGGCGGCCTGGCCTTGTTCTTCGAATACGCCAGCGACCTGTTCGACGCGCAGACCGTGGACGCCTTCGCCGGTCACCTGCGGCAGCTGCTGCGCTCGATCGCCCAGGACCCCGGCCAGCGCCTGAGCGCGCTGGAGATCCTGCCGCCGGAGGAGCGCCGCCAGTTGCTGCACGGCTGGAACGACACCGCGCTGGACGCGCCGGTGGACACGCCGCTGCACGTGTTGTTCGAACGCCAGGCCGAACGCCGTCCCGACGCGGTGGCGGTGCAGGGCGATGGTCGAACCCTGAGCTACGCCGAACTCGATGCGCAGGCCGATGCCTTGGCGCGCGCGCTGGTCGCGCGCGGCGCCGGACCCGGCGACCTGATCGGCCTGTTCGTCGAGCGCAGCCCGCGCATGCTGGTCGGCCTGCTCGGCATCCTCAAGGCCGGCGCGGCCTACGTGCCCATGGACCCGGGCTACCCGGCCGAGCGCCTGGGCTACATGCTGGAAGACGCGCAGGCGCGGCTGATCGTCAGCGAAGGCGCGCTGCAGGCGCAGCTGCCGCGCAACGATTGCGAGGTGCTGCTGCTGGACGCGCTGGACCTGGGCGCGCGCGGCGAGCGCGTGGCCAACCGCGCCGGGCCGGAAGACCTGGCCTACGTGATCTTCACCTCCGGCTCCACCGGGCGGCCCAAGGGCGTGCAGATCCCGCACCGCGCGGCGGTGAATTTCCTGGCCGCGGTCGCGCGTGAGCCCGGCATGGACGAGCACGACACCGTCTGCGCGGTGACCACGCTGTCGTTCGACATCGCGGTGCTGGAACTGCTGCTGCCGTTGAGCGTGGGCGCGCGCATCGCCCTGGCCGATCGCGCCACCGCCGCCGATGGCGCCGCGCTGTCGCGCTTGATCGACGCCTGCGGCGCCAGCGTGATGCAGGCCACCCCGGCGACCTGGCGCATGCTCCTGGACGCGGGCTGGCACGGCCGCGCCGGCCTGCGCATCCTGTGCGGCGGCGAAGCGCTCAGCCGCGAACTCGCCGATCGTTTGCTCGATGCCGGCGCGCAGCTGTGGAATCTCTACGGCCCCACCGAAACCACGGTGTGGTCGGCGGTGGAGCGGGTGCTGCCCGGCAGCGAGCCGATCAGCATCGGCCGGCCGCTGGCGAATACCGAAATCCACCTGGTCGACACGCGCGGCCGCCTGCTGCCGGTCGGCGTGCCGGGCGAGCTGCTGATCGGCGGCCTGGGCGTGGCCCGCGGCTATCTGGCGCGGCCGGAGCTGACCGCCGAGAAGTTCATGCCCGACCTGTACGGCCCGCGCCCCGGCGCGCGCCTGTACCGCACTGGCGACCTGGCGCGGCGCCGCCGCGACGGTCGCATCGAAGTGCTGGGCCGCATCGACCACCAGGTCAAGCTGCGCGGTTTCCGCATCGAACTGGGCGAGATCGAATCGGTGCTGGCCGCGCACCCGCAGGTGCGCCAGGCCGTGGTGATCTGCCGCGAGGACCGCCCGGGCGACAAGCGCCTGGTGGCCTACGTACTGGCCGACGGCGGCATCGACGCCGCCGAACTGCGCGCGTTCGCGCGCCAGCGCCTGCCCGACTACATGCTGCCCTCGGCCGTGGTCGCGCTGGCGCAGTACCCGCTCACGCCCAACGGCAAGGTCGATCGTAAGGCGCTGCCCGCGCCCGAGGCCGGCGCCGCCGAAGCGCAGGCCTACGTCGCCCCGCGCAACGGCGAGGAAGAGACGCTGGCGCGGCTGTGGGCCGAGGTGCTGGGCCTGGAGCGGGTCGGCATCCACGACGATTTCTTCGACCTGGGCGGGCACTCGCTGCTGGCCACGCAATTGGTCGCGCGCGTGCAGAAAGCCTTCGGCGGCGAGATCGCCTTGCGCACGCTGTTCGAGGCGCCGACCGTGGCCGGCTTCGCCGAGCTGCTGTTGCGCCAGCGCATGGACGGCGTCGACGCCGACGCACTGGCCGGCATGCTGGACCAGTTGGAGGGCCTGTCCGACGAGGACATCGCCTTGTTGCTGGCCGGCGAAGGAGCCACGCCATGAGCGGCGGCGACGAGCGCGCCGCCGGCGCGATGGCCGAGCGTTTGGCGCGGCTGAGCCCGCAGCAGCGCGAACTGCTGCGCCGCCGCCTGGCCGCACAGGACACCGAAACGGCGCCGGCCGGCATCGTCCGCCGCGCCGATCCCGCGCAGCCGCTGCCGCTGTCGCCGGCACAGCAGCGCATGTGGTTTTTCGAGCGCCTGCAGCCCGGCACCGGCGCCTACCACGTCTACAGCCACTACGTGCTGCGCGGCGCGCTCGATGCCGACGCGCTGCAGCGCGCCCTGGCCGAAGTGGTGCAGCGCCACGAAGCGCTGCGCACCGGCTTCAGCGAAACCGGCGGCGAACCGCAGCAGACCGTCGCCGCGCAGGTGGACCTGCCGCTGCCGCTGATCGACCTGCGCGCGCTGGAACCGCTGGAGCGCGAGGCGCAGGCGCGGCGCTACGCCCAGGACGACGCCGGGCGCCCGTTCGACCTCGCCCGCCCGCCGCTGCTGCGCGCGAGCCTGGTGCGGCTGGAGGACGAAGAGCATCTGCTGCTGGTGACCATGCACCACATCGTCTCCGACGCCTGGTCGCGCGGCCTGTTCCTGGACGAAGTCGCGCGCTGCTACGAAGCGCAGCTGGACGGCGTGCCCTCGGGCCTGCCGGAACTGCGCGTGCACTACGGCGACGCGGTGCTGTGGCAACGCGAAGACGCGCAGCTGCAGCGCGAGACCGCGCAGCTGGACTACTGGGTGCGCACCCTGGCAGGCGCCAACGGCCTGCTCGACCTGCCCACCGACCGGCCGCGCAATCCGTCGCCGACCGGCCGCGGCGGCCGCCACCATCTGCGCATTCCGCTCAGCGTGGCCGCCGGCCTGGCCGACCTGGCCCGGCGCGAGCACGCGACCTTGTTCATGGCCTTGCTGGCCGCGTTCCAGACCCTGCTGTCGCGGCACAGCGGCCAGGACGACATCGTGGTCGGATCGCCGGTGGCCAACCGCGGCGACGACGGCGTGGCGCCCATGGTCGGCCTGTTCGTCAACACCCTGCCGTTGCGCGGCGACCTGTCCGGCGATCCCAGCTTCCGCGAGCTGCTGGTGCGCACACGCGCCCACTGCCTGGACGCGTTCGAACATGCGCAGGTGCCGCTGGAACGGGTGATCGACCGCCTGCAGCTGGAGCGCGTGCCCGGCCGCACGCCGCTGTTCCAGAGCTTGTTCGTGATGCAGAACGCGGTGTCGGCGCCGCCGTCGCTGCGCGGCCTGACCGCCGAATGGCGCGAACCCGACGTGCACACCGCGCGCTTCGAACTGACCCTGTCGCTGGGCGCTTGCGAGGCCGGCCTGGACGGCGTGCTCGACTACGACAGCGACCTGTACGACGCGGCCAGCATGGCGCGCCTGGCCGACCAGTACGGCGTGCTGCTGCTGCGCGTGCTCGCCGATCCCGATCTGCCGCTGTCGCAGCTGTCCACGCTGGATCTGGACGCGGTGCACGAGGTGCTGGCGCTGGGCGACGGCGGTCCGGCGCCCGACGCGCCAGAACCGACCCTGCACGCGCTGTTCCAGGCGCAAGCGCTGCGCACGCCCGACGCGGTGGCCATCGTCGAGCCCGGCCGCGAGCTGAGCTATCGCGAACTGCGCCGCCGCGTGAACGGCGTGGCCCAACGCTTGCGCGCATTGGGCACCGGCGCGGAAACGCGCGTGGCGGTGTTGGCCGACCGCTCGGCCGAAGCGCTGATCGGCGTGCTCGGCGTGCTCGCCGCCGGCGGCGCCTACGTGCCCATCGATCCGGCGCATCCGGACGAGCGCATCGCCTACCTGCTGAGCGACGCGCAGGCGTTGGCCCTGGTCACGCCGCCGGCCCTGGTCGCGCGCGCCGACGCCGTCGCCGGCGCCTTGCCCTGCGTGATCACCGACAGCGTGCCGCCGGCCGAACAGGCGCCGGCCGACGTCGCCGACGCCGGCCACGCCGCCTACGTGATCTACACCTCCGGCTCCACCGGCGCGCCCAAGGGCGTGGCGGTGGAGCACCGCGGCGCGGTCAATCTGACCCTGGGCTTCCTGGCGCGCCACGATTTCGTCGCGCAACGCCTGCTGATGATCCCGCCGTTGATCTTCGACGCCTCGGTCGGCGACGTGTTCCCGGCGCTGGCCAGCGGCTCGGCTCTGGTGCTGCATCCGGCGCCGCAGGAGCTGGGGCCTTACGAGCTGGAAGCGTTCTGCCGCGACTACGGCGTGACCGCCATCGATGCGCCCGCCGCGCTGTGGCGGCGTTGGTCGGAAGGCTGGTTCGCCGCCCAGCGCGCGCGCCCGCTGCTGCCGGCGCTGCGGCTGATGATGATCGGCGGCGAGAGCGTGCCGTTGGAACAGGTGCGCCGCTTCGCCGCGGTCACCGGCGGCCGCGTCGCCCTGGTCAACCATTACGGCCCCACCGAAACCTCGGTCTGCGCCAGCGTGCTCAGCACTCGCGACGGCGGCGAGTTCGAAGGCCTGGAGCTGCCGATCGGCACGCCGCTGCCGGGCGTGCGCATGTACGTGCTCGACGCGCAGCTGCAACTGCTGCCGCGCGGCGTGGTCGGCGAGCTGTGCATCGGCGGCGCCGGCATCGCCCGCGGCTATCTCAACCGGGACGCGCAGACCGCCGCCGCCTTCGTGCCCGACCCGCACAGCGACGCGCCCGGCGCGCGCCTGTACCGCACCGGCGACCTGGCGCGCTGGAACACCGACGGCACCCTGCAGTTCCTCGGCCGCCGCGACCAGCAGGTCAAGCTGCGCGGCGTGCGCATCGAACTGGGCGAAATCGAAACCGCACTGGCCGCGCATCCGCAGGTGCAGGCCGCAGCCGCGGCGCTGCGCGAGGATCGCCCCGGCGACAAGCGCCTGGTCGCCTACGTGGTCGCCGAATCCGCGCTGGACCCGCTGGAGCTGCGCGACTTCCTCGCCCGCCGCCTGCCCGACGCGATGCTGCCGTCGTTGTTCGTGCCGCTGCCGGCCTTGCCCTTGAACCGCAACGGCAAGGTCGACCGCCATGCGCTGCCCGCACCGGCGGCCTCGGCCGCGCCGGCGCGGCGCCTGCAGGAGCCGGCCAGCGACACCGAACGCGGCGTGCTCGCGGTCTGGCGCGAGGTGCTGGGCCGCGAGGACATCGGCACCGACGAAGATTTCTTCGCCCTGGGCGGCGACTCGCTGGCCACGCTGCCGCTGGCGTTCAAGCTGCACGCGGCCTTCGGCGTGGAACTGCCGCTGTCGGCGGTGTTCGCCGCGCCCACGGTGGCCGGGCTGGCGCGTGCGATCGACGCGCGCCTGGCCGGCGACGGCGGCGCGCGCCTGGATTTGCACGCGCGCGCGGCGCTGCCGGAGGACATCGACCCGCGCGGCGCGCTGCCGCCGGCCTCGCGCGCGCAACCGGCCTCGGTGCTGATCACCGGCGCCACCGGCTTCCTCGGGGCCTATCTGGTGCGCGAACTGCTCGACGCCAGCCAGGCCGAACTGCTGTGCCTGGTGCGCGCCGACAGCGACGCCGAAGGCCTGCGCCGCATCCGCGCCAACCTGGACAGCTACGAGCTGTGGCGGCCCGGCGACGAGCAGCGCATCGTGCCGGTGCGCGGCGACCTGGCCGAACCGCGCCTGGGTCTGGACGAAGACGCCTTCGACGCCCTGGCCAGCCGCGCCGAAGCGGTGTTCCACAACGGCGGCCAGGTCAACTTCCTCGCGCCCTACGAACGCCTGGAAGCGGCCAACGTGCACGGCACCATCGAAGTGCTGCGCCTGGCCGCGAGGGCCCGGGTCAAGCCGGTGCACCTGGTCTCGACCCTGGGCGTGTACCTGACCGAGCGCCACCTGGACCGGGTGGTGCGCGAATCCGATCCGCCGCCCGATGCCGACGGCCAGTACGGCGGCTACAACCAGAGCAAGTGGGTCGGCGAGCAACTGGCGCTGGCCGCGCGCGCGCGCGGCCTGCCGGTGACGATCTACCGCCCCGCGCGCATCACCGGCGACAGCCGCCTGGGCACCAGCAACGTCGGCGACTACTTCAACGCCTGGATCCGCGGCTGCGTGCAATTGGGTTACGCCCCGCACCTGCCCGAAGAATCCTTCGACATGGCGCCGGTGGACTATGTCGGCCGCGCGATCGTGCGCCTGGCTTTGGGCGCGAGCGACGGCAACGGCCAGTACCACTTCTACAACCCGCAGCGGCTGCCGATCAACGAGGCGGTGGAGGTGATGCGCGACGCCGGCCTGGCGGTGGAGTCGATCGACTACCACGCCTGGCGCAAGCGCCTGCAGGAGGTGGCGGCGGTATCGCGCGAGAACGCGCTGGCGCCGTTCGCCGGCCTGTTCCCCGAGCAGCCCGACGCGCGCGAGCCGCGTTTCGACTGCAGCGCCACCGCGGCCGCGGCCGCCGCCTACGGTTTGTCGTGCCCGCCCGCCGACCGCGTCCTGTTCGCGACCTACCTGGATTTCCTGCGCAACCGCGGCGCGCTGCCGATGCCGGTGGAGGAGGAGGCGTGAGCCGTTACGCCGGCCTGCGCGATTTCCTGCTGGTCTGGACCGGGCAACTGGTCTCGGGCGTGGGCTCGCGCCTGACCTCGTTCGCGCTCGGCATCTGGGTCTACCAGACCACCGGTTCGACCACGCGCTTCGCCCTGATCTTCGTCGCCATGGCGGTACCGGCGCTGCTGATCTCGCCGATCGCCGGGGCCTTGGTCGACCGCTGGGACCGGCGCCGCACCATGATCGCCTGCGAGCTGGTGTCGGCCGCGACCATGCTGGCGCTGGCCGCGCTGTACGCGACCGACACGCTGTCGCTGTGGCACGTCTACGCCGGCGTCGGCATCTCGGCCCTGGCCAACGCCTTCCTGCAACCGGCCTACGCGGCTAGCGTGCCGCTGCTGGCCAGCCAGGATCAGCTCACCCGCGTCAACGGCCTGGTCCAGACCGGTTTCGCCGTGGCCCAGGTCGGCGGTCCGCTGCTGGCCGGCGTGCTGGTCAGCGCGATCTCGATGCAGGGCGTGTTGCTGGTGGACGCGCTGACCTTCGTGGCCGGCGCGATCGCGCTGTGGCTGGCGCGGGTGCCGCGCCCGGCGCGCAGCGAACACAGCGAGGAACAGGGGCTGTGGCAGGAAGCGGCCACCGGCCTGCGCTACGTGCGCGACCGCCCCGGCCTGTACGGCCTGCTCAGCGTATTCGGCGCCACCAACTTCCTGTTCGGCATCGCCAGCATCGCGATCACCCCGCTGGTGCTGTCCTTCGCCAATGCCGCGCAACTGGGCGTGCAGATGGCGGTGGGCGGCTGCGGCCTGCTGCTGGGCGGCGTGCTGATGAGCACCTGGGGCGGCCCGCGCCGGCGCATCCACGGCGTGCTCGGCTATTCGCTGGCGGCCGGCGTGCTGCTGGCCGTGCATGGCCTGGCGCCCTCGTTCGCGCTGGTGCTGGTGGCCGGTTTCGGCTTCTTCCTGACGTTACCCATACTCAACGCCAGCAATGCCGCGCTGTGGCAGAGCAAGGTGCCGGCCGATCTGCAGGGCCGTTGTTTCGCGATCCAGCGCGTGCTGTCGGAAGCGGCCATGCCGCTGGGCTACTGCCTGGCCGGCCCGCTGGCCGAACGCGTGTTCGAACCGCTGATGGCGCCCGGCGGCGCGCTGGCCGCCACGGCCGGCGCGTGGATCGGCGTCGGCCCCGGCCGCGGCCTGGGCCTGATGTTCATCGTGCTTGGTGTCCTGATGACGCTGGTCGCGGCGTGCGCCTATGGCGTGCGCGCGATCCGCCGCATCGAGGACGAACTGCCCGACGCGCCGGTGCTGGCGGCGGGCGCCGCGGCGGAGGCACGCGCCGCGGCTTGATCTGGGTGTTTCAGAAGGAGGCGTCATGCAAGGAGAAGAGACGGATCTCGGCAGGTACCGCGTGCTGGTCAATCATGAAGACCAGTACTCGATCCTGCCGGCGGCATATGCAGTCCCCGAGGGCTGGCGCGACGCCGGCTTCGAGGGCTCGAAGGACGATTGCCTGGGCCACATCCGCGACCGCTGGACCGACATGCGCCCGCTCAGCGTGCGCGATACCGGTCATGGCGGCTAGGCCGGGCACAAGGAGCAAGCAGCGATGAGCGCAGACCACGATTCCCTGCAACTGCCCGACCCGGACGCGGCGATGATGGCCGCGCGCGCGCAGCTGGTGAGCGCCGGCCCGGCGGCGCGCGGCCAGCTGTTGCGCGCTTCCGACGTCGTGCGCGAGCAACCGGCGCATGCGCCGCTGCCGGTCACGGTGGCCTGGGTGCGCGAGTTTCTCGCCCGCCCGCATCCCGAGCTGGGGCGCAGCGGGCCGGTGTGTCCGTTCACGCCGCTGGCGCTGGACCTGGACACGATCTGGCTGAGCGAAGTCGCCGACGCCGAGTTGGACATGGGCCGCATCGGCGAGCTGGTCGCGCACTACCGCGACCTGTTCCTGGAGCTGGAGCCGCGCAGCGGCGGCGCGGCGATCAACAAGGCGATCCTGCTGGTGTTCCCCAACCTGGGCAGCGACGGCGCGGCGCTGATCGACGCGATCCAGGCCGCGCAGAAGGGCGGCTTCGTCGAGCAGGGCCTGATGCTGGGCGAGTTCCACGCCCACAACCTCAGCCCCGGCCTGCGCAATCCGCAGTTCCTGCCGCTGCGCAGCCCGGTGCCGATGCTGGCGATCCGGCACATGGTCGAATCCGACCTGCCGTTCCTGCGCCGCGACAGCGATCCGGCGGACGTGCGCGCGGCCTTCCTGCGCTCCTACCTGCGCCGGCTCGGTCCGAACCTGCGCCGCAACAACTTCGAGCAGGCGATCGAGGCGCTGGTGCAGGCCGAACTCGAACAGCGCCTGGCCGCGGCGGCCGACGACGGCGCGCGCCGCAGCGACACGCGCAGCGCGCGCCCCGCACGCACGACGGTGGCCGACGATGCCGGTTGAGGCCGTCGCCATCGACGCTAGCGCGCCCGCGCCGCGCATCGCCGTGGTCGGCGGCGGCCTGGCCGGCGCGCTGCTGGCGCTGCGCCTGGCCGCGCAGGGCCACGGCGTGGACGTGTACGAGCGCCGCTCCGATCCGCGCCTGGGCGGCGCCGACAGCGGCCGCTCGATCAACCTGGGTCTGTCCAAGCGCGGCATCCACGCACTGACCGAAGCGGGCCTGATCGGCGAAGTCATGGCCATGACCGTGACCATGGCCGGCCGGGTGATCCACGCGCCCGACGGCAGCACCCGCTTCCAGCCTTACGGCAAGGACCGCGGCGAAGTGTTGCACTCCATCGACCGCAACGAGCTCAACCAGCTGCTGCTGGACCGCGCCGAAGCGCATCCGCAGGTGCGCCTGCATTTCGGCCATCGTCTGGTCGGCGCGGACAAGGCCCGGCGCACCCTGGAATTCGAAACCCGCGACGGCGCGCGCGTGCAGGCGCAGGCCGCCTGGGTGGTGGGCGCCGACGGCGCGTTCTCGCGCGCGCGCCGCGAACTGCAGCGCGGCGAGCGCGCCGACTACCACCAGGAATACCTGGAGTGGGGCTACAAGGAACTCACCCTCAAGCCGCTGGCCGACGGCCGCTCGGCGATCGAGCTGGAAGCGCTGCACGTGTGGCCGCGCAGCCACGGCCTGTTCGTCTCGCATCCCAACCGTGACGGCTCGCACACGCTGACCCTGTTCCTGCCGTTCGAGGGCCCGGACAGCTTCGCCACCACGCGCAGCGAGGACGAGGTGCGCGCGCTGTTCGCCAAGTACTTCCCCGACCTGGTGCCGCTGCTGCCGCAGCTGGTCGAGGAATGGATGGCGCATCCGGTGGGCGCGTTGATCACCACGCGCACCGCGCCCTGGAGCCGCAGCGACTGGATGGTGCTGGTGGGCGATGCCTGCCACGCCGTGTATCCGTTCTACGGCCAAGGCATGAATTCGGCCTTCGAGGATTGCTCGGCGCTGATGGCCGCGCTGGCGCGGCATCCGCAGGACCGCGCCGCCGCCTTCGCCGACTACGAACGCTCGCGCCGCCCGCACACCGACACCCTGGCCGAGCTGTCCAAGGCCAACTTCGTCGAACTGCGGCAGAAGGTGCAGTCGCCCTGGTTTCTCGCGCGCAAGCGCCTGGACGTGGCGCTGAACCGGCTGCTGCCGCGCGCCTGGCTGCCGCTGTACACCATGATCGCGCATACCACCATGCCTTACGGCGACGCCTTGGCGCGCGCGCAGCGGCAGGAACGCATCCTGGTCGGCGCGGGCGTGGGCGCGCTGGCCGTGGTCGGCTTAGGGGCGTGGCTGGTGCTGGCGGTCTAGCGCCGCGGGGGCGGCGGGTCGCATTCGCGGCGCAGTTCATCGCGCAGGCATTGCGGCCGCGCCGCCCACCCTCTCCACATCACCGCGGCCGCACGCGCACCCCCCGCTGCGCGTCACCGCGACCGCAGACGCATCCCCTCTGTGCATCACCGCGGCCGCAGACGCATCCCCCTCTGCGCATCCCCAATCCCCATCCCCGTCATTCCGGCGAAAGCCGGAACCCATTTTGACTTTCGCCGCCCGATCCCCGTAACGGTCGTTGCGCGCGCAGCAGCCCCGCTTCCCGCCGCCATCGGCACGACCAGCACAGCGCGCAGCGACCCTCCTTCTAGCCCGTGCGCCGCGCCGGCGGCGCGGCGCTGCGTTCGTGCACCGTCACGTCGGGCGAGGCCGCGGCCTGGACCAGGCTGCGCAAGGTCTCGCTCATCGCCAGGCCCATGTCGCGCACCGGACCGTCCAGGCCGTGGCGCTGGATCAGCCAGTCCAGGTCCAGCGTGCCCAGGCGGGTGCCGCCCTCTTGGTCGCGCCAGGCCAGCGCCTTCATCGGCACGTCGATGGCCAGACTGGGGCGCTCCAGCATGGCCACGGTGGAGCTGAGCGGATTGCCCAGCAGCAGCAACTGGGTCGGCGGCATATACAGGCCGCGTTCGCCGGCCAGGCGGGCGTGGTCGATGCGCGCGTAGACGTGCAGGCCGCGCGGCTCCGCCAGCGCGGCCAGGCGGTCCAGGGTCAGGGACACGGAATAGTGGCTGCGCAGCACGGTCATGCCGGTGGGCGCGGCGAAGTAGGACACGGTTTGCTTCATCAGGCGGGTTCTCGGCAGCGTCGGTACGTCCGGCCGGTCGTGCGGCGGGCGGGCCGCTGTCGTGCGCGGCCGCCCCGCAGCGGCTGGGGCTGGCGGTGCGGGCGATGCCTGCCGCGGCGAAGGCCCGGCCGGCCCTCCCTGTCCGTCATTGATAGAGATCGCGACGCTACGGCGGAAGCGGACGCGCACCGCGGGCCTCGCGGAAAGGCGACGAATGTCTGCGAAACTGCATCTATCTTGCCGGCTAGACCGCGGCGGACCACTCACTCTCCGCCTGCGAAACCCGCTTGCCGCCAGGCCTCGAACACCACCACCGCCACCGCGTTGGACAGGTTCAGGCTGCGGTTGTGCGGCCGCATCGGCAGGCGCAGGCGCTGCGGCTCCGGCACCGAGGCCAGCACGTCCTCGGGCAGACCGCGGGTCTCCGGACCGAACAAAAAGGCGTCGCCGGCACGGTAATCCGGGCGGTCGTGGCGCGTGCGCCCGCGCGTGCTCAGCGCGAACAGCCGCGGCGGCGCGCCCTGGTCCTGGGCGATCGCGGCCAGCGCCGCGTCCAGGCTGTCGTGCACGCGCAGGCTGGCGTACTCGTGGTAATCCAGGCCCGCGCGCTTGAGCTGCTTGTCTTCCAGGGCGAAGCCCAGCGGCGCGATCAGGTGCAGGCGTGCGCCGGTGTTGGCGCACAGCCGGATCGCGTTGCCGGTGTTGGGCGGGATCTCGGGTTGGTAGAGGATGACGTCGAACATGCCGCCATTATGGGCGGCCGCGCCCCGGCCGGGCTGGCACCAAAAGTACGCAACGCAAGCGCGGGGCGCCCCCCTACCTAACTTGTGGCCTAGTGCCGGCAGGGCCGGGCGGCGACTAGGATGCCCCTTCGCCCGCGCGGCGCCGCTGGAGGCGGCGGCCGCGCTTTCGTCCGTTCCGCCGTTCCTGGAGCTTCGCCCTATGTCCTCTTCGTTGCCGACCTCGCGCGCCCGTCCGCGCGCCGCCGCTCTCGCCCTGGCCCTGGCCGCCGCCCTCGGCGCCGGTGCCGCCGCGGTGCCCGCCTACGCCGCCGGCGCGTCCGCCGAGG from Lysobacter silvisoli encodes the following:
- a CDS encoding tRNA (cytidine(34)-2'-O)-methyltransferase — encoded protein: MFDVILYQPEIPPNTGNAIRLCANTGARLHLIAPLGFALEDKQLKRAGLDYHEYASLRVHDSLDAALAAIAQDQGAPPRLFALSTRGRTRHDRPDYRAGDAFLFGPETRGLPEDVLASVPEPQRLRLPMRPHNRSLNLSNAVAVVVFEAWRQAGFAGGE
- a CDS encoding DUF6875 domain-containing protein, whose product is MSADHDSLQLPDPDAAMMAARAQLVSAGPAARGQLLRASDVVREQPAHAPLPVTVAWVREFLARPHPELGRSGPVCPFTPLALDLDTIWLSEVADAELDMGRIGELVAHYRDLFLELEPRSGGAAINKAILLVFPNLGSDGAALIDAIQAAQKGGFVEQGLMLGEFHAHNLSPGLRNPQFLPLRSPVPMLAIRHMVESDLPFLRRDSDPADVRAAFLRSYLRRLGPNLRRNNFEQAIEALVQAELEQRLAAAADDGARRSDTRSARPARTTVADDAG
- a CDS encoding DUF302 domain-containing protein; the protein is MKQTVSYFAAPTGMTVLRSHYSVSLTLDRLAALAEPRGLHVYARIDHARLAGERGLYMPPTQLLLLGNPLSSTVAMLERPSLAIDVPMKALAWRDQEGGTRLGTLDLDWLIQRHGLDGPVRDMGLAMSETLRSLVQAAASPDVTVHERSAAPPARRTG
- a CDS encoding FAD-dependent oxidoreductase, with product MPVEAVAIDASAPAPRIAVVGGGLAGALLALRLAAQGHGVDVYERRSDPRLGGADSGRSINLGLSKRGIHALTEAGLIGEVMAMTVTMAGRVIHAPDGSTRFQPYGKDRGEVLHSIDRNELNQLLLDRAEAHPQVRLHFGHRLVGADKARRTLEFETRDGARVQAQAAWVVGADGAFSRARRELQRGERADYHQEYLEWGYKELTLKPLADGRSAIELEALHVWPRSHGLFVSHPNRDGSHTLTLFLPFEGPDSFATTRSEDEVRALFAKYFPDLVPLLPQLVEEWMAHPVGALITTRTAPWSRSDWMVLVGDACHAVYPFYGQGMNSAFEDCSALMAALARHPQDRAAAFADYERSRRPHTDTLAELSKANFVELRQKVQSPWFLARKRLDVALNRLLPRAWLPLYTMIAHTTMPYGDALARAQRQERILVGAGVGALAVVGLGAWLVLAV